In Aridibaculum aurantiacum, the following proteins share a genomic window:
- a CDS encoding peptidoglycan DD-metalloendopeptidase family protein: MKKLLILLFSLGSTCMITAQVPLERLPDGGGAFSFEGHQDEMTPAQRAEIVRMLKANEQMLKERGLLQPPTQRPGSIAFQPPLRQKAGFNDNGFFGVSYFVDHNPGVPNQLLDYQCGNRTYDMGSGYNHKGTDMYLWPFAWKKMSNGAVEVVAAAAGTIVGKMNGNYDLNCAFCTSSCQWNAVYIIHDDGSVAWYGHLKNNSLTSKPIGTTVAAGEYLGVVGSSGNSTGPHLHLEIYTNTNYDQLVDPYGGNCNSMNGTTSWWQNQEPYRVSTLNKIMTHGAAPLLGSCPANEVVNEQVNFVNSQTVYLGSYYRDQQNMQQTVHTILRPDNTVYQTWTQTAATTYNFSYWYYSIVLPGAAPSGVWKYKVNYNGTEQVTDFAVNTILPLQLISFNATRQGSVVKLDVSTQHETNVSHFNLLRSADGRNYNSVGKLAARNEVANHYNWRDEKPVAGTNYYKLEMVDKDGIIKHSDVRQVKMIMEGMFTSVAGNPFIKSISLQVKERLKDAQLQLVNMNGQVVWQKDRLQLQQGYIQIDAASLARGVYQLIVRVRNEVVDRHTVVKQ; this comes from the coding sequence GTGAAAAAATTATTGATCCTACTGTTTTCGCTGGGCAGTACATGTATGATTACTGCACAGGTCCCGCTGGAAAGGCTGCCTGATGGTGGTGGTGCTTTCTCTTTTGAAGGACACCAGGATGAAATGACACCTGCTCAACGGGCTGAAATAGTACGCATGCTAAAAGCCAATGAGCAAATGCTAAAGGAGAGAGGTCTCCTGCAGCCGCCAACGCAGCGCCCTGGCTCTATTGCTTTTCAACCGCCGCTACGACAAAAGGCCGGCTTCAACGACAATGGCTTCTTTGGAGTATCTTATTTTGTAGATCATAACCCTGGTGTTCCTAACCAACTGCTCGATTACCAATGTGGCAACCGTACATACGACATGGGCTCAGGCTATAATCATAAAGGAACGGATATGTACCTCTGGCCCTTTGCATGGAAGAAGATGTCAAATGGAGCAGTAGAGGTGGTAGCCGCTGCCGCAGGAACCATAGTTGGCAAAATGAATGGCAACTACGACCTGAACTGTGCTTTCTGTACGAGTAGCTGCCAATGGAATGCCGTTTACATTATACACGACGATGGCTCTGTAGCATGGTATGGCCACCTGAAGAATAACAGCCTCACCAGCAAACCAATTGGTACAACGGTGGCAGCTGGAGAATATTTGGGTGTTGTGGGAAGTTCTGGAAATAGCACCGGGCCTCACCTGCATTTGGAAATATATACCAACACTAACTACGACCAGCTTGTAGATCCATATGGTGGCAACTGCAACAGCATGAATGGTACTACCAGCTGGTGGCAAAACCAGGAGCCGTACCGCGTTTCTACGCTAAATAAAATAATGACACATGGCGCTGCACCATTATTAGGTTCCTGCCCGGCTAATGAGGTGGTGAATGAACAGGTAAATTTCGTCAACAGCCAGACCGTTTACCTTGGAAGTTATTACCGCGATCAGCAGAACATGCAGCAGACAGTTCACACCATTCTACGGCCAGATAATACCGTCTATCAAACATGGACGCAAACGGCTGCCACAACCTATAACTTTTCTTATTGGTACTATTCTATTGTCCTTCCAGGTGCTGCACCTTCTGGCGTTTGGAAGTATAAAGTAAACTACAACGGCACCGAGCAGGTAACTGACTTTGCAGTGAATACTATCCTGCCATTGCAGCTTATTTCATTCAATGCCACACGACAAGGATCAGTTGTAAAACTTGATGTGTCTACGCAGCATGAAACCAATGTCTCCCATTTCAATCTTCTCCGCTCCGCCGACGGCAGAAATTATAATTCCGTTGGAAAATTGGCAGCACGCAACGAAGTGGCTAATCATTATAATTGGAGGGATGAGAAGCCTGTTGCAGGTACAAATTATTACAAGCTAGAAATGGTGGATAAAGATGGTATCATCAAACATTCAGATGTAAGACAGGTGAAGATGATTATGGAAGGAATGTTCACATCTGTAGCCGGTAATCCTTTTATCAAGAGTATTTCACTCCAGGTAAAAGAGCGCCTGAAGGATGCGCAGTTGCAACTGGTAAACATGAATGGACAGGTTGTTTGGCAGAAAGACAGGCTACAATTGCAGCAGGGCTATATACAGATTGATGCTGCTTCATTGGCACGTGGTGTATACCAGTTGATTGTTCGGGTACGAAATGAAGTAGTGGATCGACACACGGTGGTGAAGCAATAA
- a CDS encoding M14 metallopeptidase family protein translates to MKNIVVVFFSIVLASGVSAQTLQSPEQFLGYKVGTRFTPHHKIVAYVRSVAQAVPSQVKVEKYGETYEGRDLLLAYIGSAANIQRLEAIRTNNLQLAGLANGNAPLANAPAIVWLSYNVHGNEPSSSEAAMLALHALVDPTNTQTKKYLENTVVIIDPCLNPDGRDRYVNWYSSVAAKTPDPNPQAREHSEPWPGGRSNHYNFDLNRDWAWQTQVETRQRIVKYNQWMPHVHVDFHEQFHNNPYYFAPAAEPFHEVITPWQRSFQTTIGINNARYFDQQGWLFFTKESFDLLYPSYGDTYPTYNGAIGMTYEQAGHSRGGLAIRTDVGDTLTLVDRAQHHFTTSISTVEVASQHAGQLVNEFKKFFDDSRSGKGNQYKTYIMTSDNEEKLRKLAELLTLNGISYGSTRTSGVRGMNYNNSKMENVNLKRFHIAVSTAQPRSVLAKVLLDPHTALPDSNTYDITAWALPYAHGVDAYAVREALPIQPAGAWGEAQAFENSSYGYLIKYNSVAGVRMMSELLREGIRIRYAEQPFTYKGKQYSRGTMIVLVQGNKPALHETLTRLARTNVVEIDPLRSGFMEQGPDVGSPYMRYVQTPRVALVTGEQVSSLSAGQVWHFFEQQINYPVTLINASDIGRANLQDFNVIIFPDGYFKAFGEESTNNKLKDYVRGGGRIIAMENAVQLMAGKDWGLKQREEKPEEKSTYANLRTYANREREGLTDHIPGAIYRVHLDRTHPLAFGYDSTYYSLKLNGDVYEYMKDGWNVGYFKRDNYVTGFAGTNVKARLVDGLNFGVQEMGRGSVIYFVDDPLFRAFWENGKQLFANAVFLVGQ, encoded by the coding sequence ATGAAAAATATCGTCGTAGTATTCTTTTCTATTGTGCTGGCAAGTGGTGTTTCAGCACAAACATTACAAAGTCCCGAACAGTTTTTAGGTTATAAAGTAGGAACGAGGTTCACGCCTCATCATAAGATTGTTGCCTATGTACGGTCTGTGGCCCAGGCTGTGCCGTCGCAGGTAAAAGTGGAGAAATATGGAGAGACCTATGAAGGACGGGACCTTTTGCTGGCATACATAGGTAGTGCTGCCAATATCCAACGGCTTGAAGCCATCCGCACAAACAACCTGCAACTGGCAGGATTGGCAAATGGTAATGCACCGCTGGCCAATGCACCGGCTATTGTCTGGTTGAGTTACAATGTGCATGGCAACGAACCATCTTCTTCGGAAGCAGCAATGTTGGCATTGCATGCTTTGGTAGATCCTACCAATACACAAACAAAGAAATATTTAGAAAATACAGTTGTTATCATTGATCCATGTCTAAATCCTGATGGCCGCGATCGTTATGTGAATTGGTATTCTTCAGTGGCTGCCAAAACACCAGATCCTAATCCACAGGCGCGTGAACATAGTGAGCCATGGCCAGGCGGCAGAAGCAATCACTACAACTTTGACCTGAACCGCGATTGGGCATGGCAAACGCAGGTGGAAACACGGCAGCGCATTGTAAAATATAACCAGTGGATGCCGCATGTTCACGTAGATTTTCACGAACAGTTTCACAACAACCCTTATTATTTTGCCCCTGCTGCAGAACCATTTCACGAGGTGATCACTCCATGGCAGCGCTCGTTCCAGACTACTATCGGTATAAACAATGCACGCTACTTCGATCAGCAGGGTTGGTTGTTCTTTACCAAAGAAAGCTTCGACCTGTTGTACCCATCTTATGGCGATACTTATCCTACTTACAACGGTGCAATTGGTATGACATACGAACAGGCAGGCCATAGCAGGGGCGGACTTGCTATACGAACAGATGTAGGTGATACGCTTACGCTGGTCGATCGTGCACAGCACCATTTTACCACTTCTATCTCTACAGTGGAAGTAGCATCGCAGCACGCGGGTCAGTTGGTAAATGAGTTTAAAAAGTTCTTTGACGATAGCCGAAGCGGCAAAGGCAACCAGTACAAGACTTACATTATGACCAGCGACAACGAAGAAAAACTTCGCAAGCTGGCTGAATTGCTTACGCTTAATGGCATTAGCTATGGCTCCACCAGGACTTCCGGCGTTCGCGGCATGAACTACAACAACAGCAAGATGGAAAACGTAAACCTGAAGCGTTTCCACATAGCAGTCAGTACGGCACAGCCACGTTCGGTGCTGGCAAAAGTTTTATTAGATCCTCATACTGCTCTGCCTGATTCTAATACTTACGACATCACTGCCTGGGCACTTCCTTATGCACATGGGGTAGATGCCTATGCCGTAAGAGAAGCATTGCCTATTCAACCTGCAGGAGCCTGGGGTGAGGCGCAGGCTTTTGAGAATTCAAGCTATGGCTATCTCATCAAGTATAATTCTGTAGCTGGTGTTCGTATGATGAGCGAGTTGCTCCGCGAAGGCATCCGCATCCGTTATGCAGAGCAGCCATTTACCTACAAAGGCAAGCAATACAGCCGTGGAACGATGATCGTACTGGTGCAGGGCAATAAGCCAGCTCTGCATGAAACACTTACTCGACTTGCACGTACCAATGTAGTAGAGATAGATCCCTTACGTTCAGGTTTTATGGAGCAAGGTCCTGATGTTGGCTCGCCGTATATGCGCTATGTGCAAACGCCACGTGTAGCGCTTGTAACTGGCGAGCAGGTTTCTTCCTTATCTGCAGGCCAGGTATGGCACTTTTTCGAACAGCAGATAAATTATCCTGTTACGCTTATCAATGCATCTGATATAGGAAGAGCCAACCTGCAGGATTTCAATGTTATCATTTTTCCTGATGGTTATTTCAAGGCATTTGGAGAGGAAAGCACCAACAATAAGTTGAAAGATTATGTACGTGGCGGTGGTAGAATAATAGCAATGGAAAATGCGGTGCAGTTGATGGCTGGGAAAGATTGGGGGCTGAAGCAAAGGGAGGAAAAGCCGGAAGAAAAATCAACGTATGCTAACCTCCGCACATATGCTAACCGTGAAAGGGAAGGATTGACTGATCATATACCAGGTGCTATCTACCGGGTTCACCTGGATAGAACACACCCGCTTGCTTTTGGCTACGACAGTACTTATTACAGCTTAAAACTGAATGGTGATGTGTACGAGTACATGAAGGATGGCTGGAATGTTGGCTACTTCAAACGTGATAATTATGTAACAGGGTTTGCTGGCACAAACGTAAAGGCCAGGCTGGTGGATGGATTGAACTTTGGCGTACAGGAAATGGGCCGCGGATCAGTTATATATTTTGTAGATGATCCATTATTCCGCGCCTTCTGGGAAAATGGAAAACAGTTGTTTGCTAATGCTGTTTTTTTGGTGGGGCAGTAG
- a CDS encoding alpha/beta hydrolase family protein, which translates to MRITKVAGAMLVSLLLTQASKAQDAVTYQTPPKAIADLALAAPTPSVSIDDKGQYMLLMERSPHPTIEELAQPELRIAGLRINPRNYGPSRASFVSNFKIKDLKTNKETQVKGLPANLKASTPTWSPQQTKFAFTNTTTNGIDLYVVNVQAATATKFNKSYLNMVLDDLSWEDENTIWYPATTKPASAAPPQPLAPKGPIVQQNLGKAAPSRTYQDLIRNPYDEALFEFYGTAQLVRNNNSVETKVGAPAIYRSISISPDKNYVLVRRINKPFSYLVPASSFASTYSILDKTGKELKVLAKNPSGETAPTGFDNIQNIPQRFAWRADQPSTIYWMQPLDSGMYANKMEYHDAVYTLTAPFTGTPKELLKTKYRFNGITWGNATTALVSEGLRRQQVMRVNKLNPSTGQMEPMLERSINDAYNNPGTPVTTKNQYGRQVLQVIDGNKLLMTSTGASPKGDLPFLAVFSMDDKKNNIIWRTEEGTYEPVVKVLDADKKIFVTSKETQEDAPNYYIRNLQNNTAVAITNFADPQPALRQVKKEKIKYKRQDGIDLTATLYTPAGYDAARDGRLPVLMWAYPREFKNADDAGQVRGSQNTFTRINYGSPVFWVTQGYAVMDATEFPIVGEGDVQPNDNFIDQLSWNAEAAINKIVDMGIGDRNRVAVGGHSYGAFMTANLLAHTNLFKAGLARSGAYNRTLTPFGFQNEERTYWQAPQIYNAMSPFSHADKIKTPILLIHGEADNNSGTFPIQSERLYNAIKGHGGTVRYVVLPFESHGYSAKENLLHMLWEQHQWLEKYVKK; encoded by the coding sequence ATGAGAATAACAAAAGTAGCAGGTGCTATGCTGGTAAGTTTGTTGCTTACCCAGGCATCTAAAGCACAAGATGCAGTTACTTATCAGACGCCGCCAAAAGCCATTGCTGACCTGGCTTTAGCTGCACCTACTCCATCTGTAAGTATAGATGATAAAGGGCAGTATATGCTGCTGATGGAGCGCAGCCCACATCCTACCATTGAAGAATTGGCGCAGCCAGAACTACGCATTGCTGGTCTGAGGATCAACCCAAGAAACTATGGTCCGAGCCGGGCAAGTTTCGTTTCTAACTTTAAGATCAAAGACCTTAAGACGAATAAAGAAACGCAGGTAAAAGGACTACCTGCCAATCTTAAAGCAAGTACGCCTACATGGAGCCCGCAGCAGACAAAGTTTGCTTTTACCAACACCACTACAAATGGTATTGATCTGTACGTGGTAAATGTGCAGGCAGCAACTGCTACCAAATTCAACAAAAGCTACCTGAACATGGTGCTGGACGATCTAAGCTGGGAGGATGAGAATACCATTTGGTACCCAGCCACTACAAAACCTGCATCTGCAGCACCGCCACAGCCGCTGGCTCCCAAAGGACCGATCGTGCAGCAAAATCTTGGTAAGGCAGCCCCTAGCCGCACCTACCAAGACCTTATCCGCAATCCATATGATGAAGCCTTATTTGAATTTTATGGTACAGCTCAATTAGTGCGTAATAATAATAGTGTAGAAACAAAAGTTGGTGCACCTGCTATTTACAGGAGCATCTCTATTTCTCCTGATAAGAATTATGTATTGGTGAGAAGGATCAATAAACCATTTTCTTACCTGGTGCCGGCGAGCAGCTTTGCATCTACATATTCTATACTTGACAAAACCGGCAAAGAGCTGAAAGTGCTGGCTAAGAACCCAAGTGGCGAAACAGCTCCGACTGGGTTTGACAACATACAGAACATACCACAGCGGTTTGCATGGAGAGCAGATCAGCCTTCTACCATTTATTGGATGCAGCCACTAGACAGCGGCATGTATGCCAACAAAATGGAGTACCACGATGCGGTGTATACACTTACTGCTCCTTTTACAGGCACACCTAAAGAACTATTAAAGACCAAATACAGGTTCAATGGAATTACCTGGGGCAATGCAACTACAGCGCTGGTATCGGAAGGCTTGAGAAGGCAACAGGTAATGCGGGTGAATAAACTCAACCCATCGACCGGCCAAATGGAACCAATGCTAGAACGCAGCATTAATGATGCGTATAACAATCCAGGTACGCCTGTTACTACTAAAAATCAATATGGCCGGCAGGTGCTTCAGGTAATTGATGGCAACAAGCTCCTGATGACGAGTACGGGTGCATCGCCAAAAGGTGATCTTCCTTTTCTTGCTGTTTTCAGTATGGATGATAAGAAGAACAACATCATCTGGAGAACAGAAGAAGGCACTTATGAGCCGGTGGTAAAAGTGCTGGATGCAGACAAGAAGATATTTGTTACCAGCAAAGAAACGCAGGAGGATGCGCCTAATTATTACATCCGCAACCTGCAAAATAATACAGCAGTTGCTATTACCAATTTTGCTGATCCGCAGCCGGCGCTACGCCAGGTAAAAAAGGAGAAAATAAAATACAAGCGCCAGGACGGGATCGATCTTACTGCCACTTTATATACGCCTGCAGGTTATGATGCTGCTCGTGATGGCAGGCTGCCTGTGTTGATGTGGGCTTACCCGCGTGAATTCAAGAATGCAGATGATGCAGGGCAGGTTCGCGGTAGCCAGAATACATTTACGCGTATCAACTATGGCTCACCAGTATTTTGGGTAACGCAAGGTTATGCAGTAATGGATGCTACAGAATTCCCAATAGTGGGTGAAGGTGATGTACAACCAAATGACAATTTCATTGACCAGCTAAGCTGGAATGCAGAAGCTGCCATCAATAAAATAGTGGACATGGGTATTGGAGATCGCAATCGAGTAGCTGTTGGAGGACATAGTTATGGCGCGTTCATGACAGCTAACTTGCTTGCTCATACCAATCTTTTTAAAGCAGGACTGGCACGAAGTGGAGCATATAACCGCACACTTACTCCTTTTGGTTTCCAGAACGAGGAGCGTACGTACTGGCAGGCACCGCAGATATATAATGCTATGAGTCCGTTTAGCCATGCAGATAAGATCAAGACGCCAATCCTGTTGATACACGGTGAAGCGGATAACAATTCAGGAACCTTCCCTATCCAGTCAGAGCGTTTGTACAATGCCATTAAAGGTCATGGCGGTACAGTAAGATATGTAGTGCTTCCTTTTGAAAGCCATGGCTACAGCGCCAAAGAAAACCTGCTTCATATGCTGTGGGAGCAGCACCAATGGCTGGAGAAGTACGTGAAGAAGTAA
- the hisG gene encoding ATP phosphoribosyltransferase: MLRIAIQKSGRLNEDSLKLLKECGIDISNGVNKLKAEASNFPLEIFFFRDDDIPQYVEDGVADIGIAGENVVFEKNKKVQVAEQLGFGKCRLSIAVDKREEYDDVNYLQGKKIATTYPVLVQQFLDKNNITAEIHEISGSVEIAPGIGLADAICDLVSSGSTLFMNGLKEVETILKSQAVLIKNANLSPEKEELLAKLLFRIHAVRRAKNNKYILLNAPNEKLDEIIRLLPGMKSPTVLPLAESGWSSLHSVLTENDFWDIIEKLKAAGAQGILVVPIEKMIV; encoded by the coding sequence ATGCTGCGAATAGCAATTCAAAAATCTGGCAGGTTGAACGAAGACAGCCTCAAGCTGTTGAAAGAATGCGGTATCGACATTTCCAACGGCGTCAATAAGCTGAAGGCAGAAGCCAGCAACTTTCCGCTGGAGATCTTTTTTTTCCGCGACGATGATATTCCGCAATATGTAGAAGACGGTGTGGCTGATATTGGTATCGCCGGCGAAAATGTTGTTTTTGAAAAGAACAAGAAAGTACAGGTGGCCGAGCAGCTAGGCTTTGGCAAATGCAGGCTGAGCATTGCAGTAGACAAGCGCGAAGAATATGATGATGTAAACTACCTGCAGGGAAAGAAGATTGCTACCACGTATCCTGTGTTGGTGCAGCAGTTTTTAGATAAGAACAATATCACCGCCGAGATACACGAGATCAGCGGTAGTGTAGAGATCGCTCCGGGTATAGGATTGGCAGACGCCATCTGCGACCTGGTGAGCAGCGGTTCTACCTTATTTATGAATGGCCTGAAAGAGGTGGAGACAATACTGAAGTCGCAGGCTGTACTCATCAAGAACGCAAACCTTTCACCGGAAAAGGAAGAGCTACTGGCTAAACTGCTGTTTCGCATTCACGCGGTGCGCAGGGCAAAAAACAACAAATACATTTTGCTAAATGCACCTAACGAAAAGCTGGACGAGATCATTCGACTACTGCCAGGCATGAAAAGCCCTACTGTGTTACCACTTGCTGAATCTGGATGGAGTAGCCTACACAGCGTACTTACAGAAAATGATTTCTGGGACATCATTGAAAAACTGAAAGCTGCCGGCGCTCAAGGCATACTGGTAGTTCCTATCGAAAAAATGATTGTATAA
- the hisD gene encoding histidinol dehydrogenase, with amino-acid sequence MLTIYNNPPKAEWPNLLQRPTMDTAALEANVTGILESVKANGDLALRNFALKFDKVTVDELAVSQQEIIEAEKLVSDDLKAAIKQAAENIEKFHGQQLVQEEVVETMPGVQCWRKSVGIEKVGLYIPGGTAPLFSTILMLAIPAAIAGCKEVLLCSPPNAEGKLHPAILYTASLVGVSKIFKTGGAQAIAAMAYGTESIPQVYKIFGPGNQYVTCAKQLVQKDGVAIDMPAGPSEVAVLADETADPIFVAADLLSQAEHGADSQVLLVTTSETVASSVSAEVELQLEQLPRKDFAAQSLAKSKVIVVGDLKEAVELLNQYAAEHLIINCENADAIAEQVVNAGSVFIGNYSPESVGDYASGTNHTLPTNGYAKAYSGVSVDSFVKKITFQKLTKAGLENIGQAVQLMAAAEGLEAHANAVSKRLDMRVENLM; translated from the coding sequence ATGCTCACTATTTATAATAATCCTCCTAAAGCTGAGTGGCCAAATCTGTTGCAGCGACCTACAATGGATACAGCAGCACTGGAGGCCAATGTAACAGGAATATTAGAATCCGTAAAAGCAAACGGCGACCTGGCGCTCCGCAATTTCGCTTTGAAGTTTGACAAGGTGACTGTAGATGAACTGGCTGTTTCTCAGCAAGAAATCATTGAAGCAGAAAAGCTGGTAAGCGACGATTTAAAAGCAGCCATCAAGCAAGCAGCAGAAAATATTGAGAAGTTTCACGGGCAGCAGCTGGTACAAGAGGAGGTGGTGGAAACTATGCCCGGCGTACAGTGCTGGCGCAAAAGTGTGGGTATAGAAAAAGTAGGGCTATACATTCCGGGAGGAACTGCGCCTCTATTTTCGACTATTCTTATGCTTGCTATTCCTGCGGCTATTGCGGGTTGTAAAGAAGTGCTGTTATGTTCTCCGCCCAATGCCGAAGGCAAACTTCACCCGGCTATTTTATATACGGCCAGCCTGGTTGGCGTCAGCAAAATCTTTAAAACAGGTGGAGCGCAGGCTATAGCTGCCATGGCTTATGGCACCGAAAGCATTCCGCAGGTGTATAAGATCTTCGGCCCGGGAAACCAATATGTGACCTGTGCGAAGCAACTGGTACAGAAGGATGGAGTGGCTATCGACATGCCCGCTGGTCCGAGCGAAGTAGCCGTTTTAGCCGATGAAACAGCCGATCCAATATTTGTAGCTGCTGATCTTTTGTCTCAAGCTGAGCACGGAGCTGATAGCCAGGTTTTATTGGTAACTACTTCAGAAACAGTGGCTTCATCAGTATCTGCTGAAGTTGAACTTCAGCTGGAGCAGCTGCCCCGGAAAGATTTTGCAGCCCAATCTTTGGCTAAAAGCAAAGTAATTGTAGTAGGTGACCTAAAAGAAGCAGTTGAACTATTAAACCAGTACGCAGCTGAGCACCTCATTATCAATTGTGAAAATGCTGATGCCATAGCAGAACAAGTGGTAAATGCAGGTTCTGTTTTCATCGGTAACTACTCGCCAGAAAGTGTGGGCGATTATGCCAGCGGCACCAATCACACTTTACCTACCAACGGTTATGCAAAAGCATACAGTGGTGTAAGTGTAGACAGCTTTGTAAAAAAGATCACATTTCAAAAGCTAACCAAAGCGGGACTGGAAAACATTGGGCAGGCTGTTCAACTGATGGCCGCAGCCGAAGGATTAGAAGCACACGCCAATGCAGTCTCTAAGCGGCTGGATATGCGGGTGGAGAATTTGATGTGA
- the hisC gene encoding histidinol-phosphate transaminase: MSFNIENLTRENIKSLTPYSSARDEFSGEAKVFLDANENSIGSPLIKWYNRYPDPHQQKVKEAISAVKSVPAENIFLGNGSDECIDLLYRCFCNPGKDNVVICPPTYGMYEVSANINDVEVRRAPLLDDFQLDLVHLENLVDEHTKIIWICSPNNPTGNSMDRADIEAVLNNFNGLVVVDEAYINFSRHKSFTAELIDYPNLVVLQTFSKAWGMAGLRLGMAFASPEIIHTLNKVKPPYNINQATQDLALKALEEVGQVNDMIKELVQMRVALKGVFEKIPFIEKVYPSDANFLLVKMKDARKVYEFLLDRGIVVRDRSNVTLCENCLRITIGTEQENTDLVDALADWHFNTLKSN; this comes from the coding sequence ATGTCTTTCAATATAGAGAACCTTACCAGGGAAAATATAAAAAGCCTTACTCCATATTCATCAGCTCGTGATGAGTTTAGCGGGGAGGCCAAAGTCTTTTTAGATGCTAATGAGAATTCTATCGGTTCACCGCTGATAAAGTGGTACAACCGGTATCCTGACCCGCACCAGCAAAAGGTGAAGGAGGCGATCAGTGCAGTAAAATCTGTTCCGGCTGAAAACATCTTCTTGGGCAACGGCAGCGACGAATGTATTGACCTGCTGTACCGCTGCTTCTGTAATCCCGGCAAAGACAATGTCGTCATTTGCCCACCAACCTACGGTATGTACGAGGTGAGCGCCAACATCAACGATGTGGAGGTGCGCAGGGCACCGCTGCTCGATGATTTTCAACTTGATCTTGTTCACCTGGAGAACCTGGTGGATGAGCATACCAAAATCATCTGGATCTGCTCGCCCAACAATCCAACCGGCAATTCAATGGATCGTGCAGATATAGAAGCTGTCCTCAACAACTTCAATGGACTTGTGGTGGTTGACGAAGCGTATATCAACTTCTCCCGACATAAATCATTTACAGCTGAGTTGATTGATTATCCAAACCTGGTAGTGTTGCAAACGTTTAGTAAAGCATGGGGAATGGCAGGCCTTCGATTGGGAATGGCGTTCGCCAGCCCAGAGATCATCCACACGCTCAACAAGGTGAAGCCGCCGTACAACATCAACCAGGCTACGCAAGACCTTGCACTAAAAGCGCTGGAAGAAGTAGGACAGGTGAATGACATGATAAAAGAACTGGTGCAAATGCGTGTGGCGCTGAAAGGTGTTTTTGAAAAAATACCTTTCATTGAGAAGGTCTATCCGTCAGATGCAAACTTCCTGTTGGTGAAGATGAAGGATGCCAGAAAAGTGTACGAATTCCTGCTTGACCGCGGAATAGTGGTGAGGGACAGGAGCAATGTTACCCTGTGCGAGAACTGCCTGCGCATTACCATTGGTACCGAACAAGAGAACACAGACCTCGTGGATGCATTGGCTGATTGGCACTTCAACACATTAAAAAGCAACTAA